One genomic segment of Intestinimonas butyriciproducens includes these proteins:
- a CDS encoding PfkB family carbohydrate kinase, which produces MFDITALGEILIDFTPSGTNGMGMPLYTQNPGGAPANVLAQSALLGSRTAFIGKVGQDSFGTFLRSVMERNGIDTRALVTSEEVHTTLAFVQLDACGDRSFSFYRNPGADILLRESEVDYELIRQSHIFHFGSLSLTDEPARSATVAAVHAARESGCLISYDPNYRPPLWPSQDAARTAMLKLLPLADILKLSEEELTLLTGETGLDTGTAALAVQGPALILISLAERGAYFRRGALCGLVPAFQVDTVDTTGAGDAFLGAILHRLRHKTLEEIRRLGEEELREIVRFGNAAGGLTTAAKGAIPAMPTLERILSLQG; this is translated from the coding sequence ATGTTTGACATCACTGCCCTGGGAGAGATCCTCATCGACTTCACCCCCAGCGGAACCAACGGCATGGGCATGCCCCTCTATACCCAAAATCCGGGCGGCGCACCGGCCAACGTGCTGGCGCAGAGCGCCCTACTGGGAAGCCGGACCGCCTTCATCGGCAAAGTGGGGCAGGACAGTTTCGGCACGTTTCTCCGCTCCGTTATGGAGCGCAACGGTATTGATACCCGGGCTCTGGTGACCTCCGAAGAAGTCCACACCACCTTGGCCTTTGTCCAGTTGGACGCCTGCGGAGACCGCTCCTTCTCCTTTTACCGGAACCCCGGCGCGGATATTCTGCTCCGGGAAAGCGAAGTGGACTACGAACTCATCCGTCAGAGCCATATCTTTCATTTTGGCTCCCTCTCCCTCACCGATGAGCCCGCCCGGAGCGCCACTGTGGCGGCAGTCCATGCGGCCAGGGAGAGCGGATGTCTCATCAGCTACGATCCTAACTATCGTCCTCCCCTCTGGCCCTCTCAAGATGCGGCCAGGACCGCCATGCTGAAACTGCTCCCTCTGGCGGATATCCTGAAGCTTTCAGAGGAGGAGCTCACCCTGCTCACCGGAGAAACCGGCTTGGACACCGGCACAGCGGCGCTTGCCGTCCAGGGTCCCGCTTTGATCCTCATTTCCCTGGCTGAGAGAGGCGCCTATTTCCGGCGCGGCGCGCTCTGCGGCCTAGTCCCTGCTTTTCAGGTGGACACCGTCGATACCACCGGCGCCGGAGACGCCTTTCTGGGGGCTATCCTGCACCGTCTGCGCCATAAAACGCTGGAGGAGATCCGCCGTCTGGGAGAGGAGGAGCTGCGGGAGATCGTCCGCTTCGGCAACGCCGCCGGAGGGCTCACCACCGCCGCCAAGGGCGCCATTCCCGCCATGCCCACCCTGGAGCGGATTCTCTCCCTACAGGGCTGA
- a CDS encoding S-layer homology domain-containing protein, translated as MKQRKKRLNKVLSLLLTLSMLLSMLVIPAAAAAPISDYPDDLDAIVELLSGADGVDGESAFDYLGTVFLGWRTTGGPWQNYVINDFVGQTMVDAGYTDAGDSWTNKGTDFTDWTHDYSDDFFWVQHDDSTSLVWAPEYARMEITSITKGGQELDDTDPLYALRDVVNVESYAFDPTSDIYQAHYNDVYSLGATPGDTDDFVKKMSGWINEKDSGGTRVNVFPYGEDPGDPRGPEAHLNERAHLATNAGFNVTENELEAIRENPGDVRNLVAGKTGEVVYVGNVSKYTGDTSELAGKILLCDSSNRTNFDFAQKVGAVSVMTTASLSNFSNPIESGDWYGPEGAVADWYTEWYDGENEWYTDSARFAGGRGADANKKAMDAGKPIVEWNISPDQYNSLRTLIDRGYTVKMNVATVGEMYEMSGSHPGAQGQLTAIAEIKGSNPDLQHERVVLAAHVQEPGCDDNATGVALNLELAVKMKKLIDDGKIARPERTIVFMWGDEMSFSRLYLNAHPDEVDDIICCIDLDMVGEDPAKTGGPMRIEKAPDPSAYYNYTLDNIPEDPLYYDDNRSDADGNFVRLPDSHTLWGAGDPGDYDLGGIFINDLYMASAQSTRTVVADTLGYDFQVDVCPYEGGSDHSRFLERGVPAVLTWHFTDYVYHTTVDTLYMASADELESVGITSLAAGYFAANPTQYTNEMLEILVDAAADRFASEAKENTEAHKAWADATKSSVDDAYALEVEVLKAWGDWYREAIASCARYFASDAATAAPYLAEIDKIETLALANAKVTFYDSGLILNDSLLTLDQSKEDFVATLAISVTEENKDWTAEQWAEWASNIRWSLTRGSVDVQDPELYPNIYTGDYLENWMSWGTINQHGANGEPYFTLEEPEVSVADGKAVVTLNFSHGIFFNMKDEKLPLVTNALQAIGSSTFRYARNVWPSFIGNYTLAAEVDGEVLAKAPMEINVYESNVRYDDLYAELMEIKALAEEKGRYFDVQSCGKSTDGREQWYVVVSDSEKSVTDFKAMNELAQADPEAVLAKITAGEDYRMPIMLNNVHSDEAGGVDAHTNLLRTLATEDTVTWNTIVGLVDGTVDESQYDPKIVDFELTSDDGNTEYGFTGYGLKISATDINGNGNDGRTDASEYYTFSEDKVLDVNEILSDLIIIVSPDENPDGRAYNTRPNGNGFDLNRDASNQTQAETRNIGKLISEWNPVAFIEFHGFTAQFLVEPCTPPHEPNLEYDLFVDQFLLGAEAYGNAALATMSVQHKDEFETKYQTYYTPLRDSYDTESGWDAWDDLSTNYTPSYAMLNCGSMGFTIETPSGGESSVRLLESGMYGLWQFLADCKDTCYKDQLEFFRRAINNEDHRDKMESWYVDMSNETLPSDAWRVPYPGNNKYFPEYYVIPVDADSQRDIADAYEMAEFLMRNGVKVSELTEDTKVGDVTYKAGSLVVDMYQAKRNYANCVLNLGYDASSSGFPRLYSESVSSFPSMRGFDCIAIDTIDAFSGKLEELTEVTGKTEFTGSTSRAVIISNNGNEAVRAVNAMLDDGISVGLVTEGDYKGDFVVSYKDFVKYRDEFILSATGVSDMPVAHEISQPSLFLVGRNTDFGDDKVSSGYYTKWFADGYGFVNYDNIHNNGTSNYDLMAYGEQLGFKIVEDPADADVIIGSVALNSGAYGSEAVEAVKAGTPYISTGSSPLRYIQNNLITELASKGNGQEALHNVVYPSDSLITASQAADGDTVIYSLNCTVLTSYPADAEILIQGADTDSFIVGCMPDGSMDGGVEAIAWTGNGMDITVFANSIVNRAHQQDDYLFATNTIYSKMLSDTLMSIPSTGSGGGGGGSSSSSSSSVDISAGKGGSVTTSPKSPVKGDKVTVTVKPDSGFELDTITITDKSGKAIAFINNGDGTYTYTQPDGTVTIKTTFKATTASGESGADKFTDISGHWAQDAIRYVVDRGLMNGVSDTTFSPNSTLTRSMLVTILHRLEGTPAASGNSFADVASDTWYTDAVSWAAANGIVTGYSDTQFAPDDSITREQLAAILYRYAAYKGMDTSATADLTNFPDNGSVSTWAGDSVKWAVSFGLISGKDDGRLDPLGTATRAEVATILMRFLSR; from the coding sequence GTGAAGCAACGCAAGAAACGGCTTAACAAAGTCCTTTCCCTGCTCCTGACGCTTTCCATGCTCCTGTCCATGTTGGTCATCCCCGCAGCGGCAGCGGCCCCCATCTCTGACTACCCAGACGATTTGGACGCCATTGTGGAACTCCTCAGTGGCGCGGACGGTGTGGACGGAGAATCCGCCTTTGACTATCTCGGCACCGTTTTCCTGGGCTGGCGGACCACCGGCGGCCCCTGGCAGAACTATGTGATCAATGATTTTGTTGGACAGACCATGGTTGACGCCGGGTATACAGACGCCGGCGACTCCTGGACCAACAAAGGCACTGATTTCACCGACTGGACTCACGACTACAGCGATGACTTTTTCTGGGTCCAGCACGACGATTCCACCTCCCTGGTATGGGCCCCTGAGTACGCCCGCATGGAGATCACCTCCATCACCAAGGGCGGCCAGGAATTGGACGACACCGATCCCCTCTACGCCCTGCGGGACGTGGTGAACGTGGAGTCCTATGCCTTTGACCCCACCAGTGATATCTATCAGGCGCACTACAACGACGTCTATTCTCTTGGCGCCACGCCGGGCGATACTGACGACTTTGTAAAGAAGATGTCCGGCTGGATCAATGAGAAGGACAGCGGCGGTACTCGGGTCAATGTCTTCCCCTATGGTGAGGATCCCGGCGATCCCCGCGGCCCCGAGGCCCACCTGAATGAGCGGGCCCATCTGGCCACCAATGCCGGCTTCAACGTTACGGAAAATGAGCTGGAAGCTATCCGTGAAAATCCTGGCGATGTCCGTAACTTGGTCGCTGGAAAAACCGGCGAAGTGGTTTATGTCGGTAACGTGAGCAAGTATACGGGCGACACTTCCGAGTTGGCTGGTAAAATCCTGCTGTGTGACTCTTCCAACCGTACAAACTTTGATTTCGCCCAGAAAGTCGGTGCTGTCTCCGTGATGACCACCGCCTCCCTGTCCAACTTCAGCAACCCCATCGAGTCTGGAGATTGGTACGGTCCTGAGGGGGCTGTAGCCGACTGGTACACCGAGTGGTATGACGGTGAAAACGAGTGGTACACCGACTCCGCCCGGTTCGCTGGCGGGCGGGGCGCAGACGCCAATAAGAAAGCCATGGACGCCGGCAAGCCCATCGTGGAGTGGAACATTTCTCCCGACCAGTATAACTCCCTCCGCACCCTGATCGACCGGGGCTATACCGTCAAGATGAACGTGGCCACTGTGGGCGAAATGTACGAGATGAGCGGCTCTCATCCCGGTGCCCAAGGACAGCTCACCGCCATCGCCGAGATCAAGGGCTCCAACCCCGATCTGCAGCATGAGCGTGTGGTCCTGGCCGCTCACGTCCAGGAGCCCGGCTGCGACGACAACGCCACCGGCGTGGCCCTGAACCTGGAGCTGGCCGTCAAGATGAAGAAACTCATCGATGACGGCAAGATCGCCCGGCCCGAGCGCACCATCGTCTTCATGTGGGGCGACGAGATGTCCTTCTCCCGCCTATACCTGAATGCCCATCCTGACGAAGTGGATGATATCATCTGCTGTATCGATCTGGACATGGTGGGCGAGGACCCGGCCAAGACCGGCGGCCCCATGCGCATTGAGAAGGCCCCTGATCCCTCCGCCTACTATAACTACACCCTGGACAACATCCCCGAAGATCCCCTCTATTACGACGACAACCGCAGCGACGCAGATGGCAATTTCGTCCGTCTGCCCGACTCCCATACCCTTTGGGGCGCCGGCGATCCCGGCGACTATGACTTGGGCGGCATCTTTATCAACGACCTCTATATGGCCTCCGCCCAGTCCACCCGCACGGTCGTGGCGGATACCCTGGGCTATGACTTCCAGGTTGACGTGTGCCCCTATGAGGGCGGCAGCGACCACAGCCGCTTCCTGGAGCGGGGCGTGCCCGCGGTGCTGACCTGGCACTTCACCGACTACGTCTATCACACCACCGTCGATACCCTGTACATGGCCAGTGCGGACGAACTGGAGAGCGTGGGCATCACCTCTCTGGCCGCCGGCTATTTCGCCGCCAACCCCACCCAGTATACCAACGAGATGCTGGAGATCCTGGTGGATGCTGCGGCGGACCGCTTTGCCAGTGAGGCCAAGGAGAATACGGAAGCTCACAAGGCTTGGGCCGATGCCACCAAGAGCAGTGTGGACGACGCCTACGCCCTGGAGGTCGAGGTCCTCAAGGCCTGGGGCGACTGGTACCGCGAGGCCATTGCATCCTGTGCCCGGTACTTTGCTTCCGACGCTGCGACTGCCGCGCCCTATCTGGCTGAGATCGACAAGATCGAGACTCTGGCCCTGGCCAACGCGAAGGTCACTTTCTATGATTCCGGCCTCATCCTGAACGACAGCTTGCTCACTCTGGACCAGAGTAAGGAAGACTTTGTCGCCACCCTTGCAATCTCCGTAACCGAAGAGAACAAGGACTGGACCGCAGAGCAGTGGGCTGAGTGGGCTTCCAACATTCGCTGGAGCCTGACCCGTGGCAGCGTCGATGTTCAGGACCCCGAATTGTATCCCAATATTTATACGGGTGACTATTTGGAGAACTGGATGAGCTGGGGCACTATCAACCAGCATGGCGCCAACGGCGAGCCCTATTTCACGCTTGAAGAACCTGAAGTATCTGTCGCGGACGGCAAAGCCGTTGTGACTCTGAACTTCAGCCACGGCATCTTCTTCAACATGAAGGATGAGAAGCTTCCCCTGGTAACCAACGCTCTCCAGGCCATCGGCAGCAGCACCTTCCGCTATGCCCGCAACGTGTGGCCCAGCTTCATCGGCAATTATACTTTGGCCGCTGAAGTCGACGGAGAGGTGCTCGCCAAGGCTCCCATGGAGATCAACGTCTACGAGAGCAACGTCCGCTACGACGATCTGTACGCCGAGCTGATGGAGATCAAGGCTCTGGCTGAGGAAAAGGGCCGCTACTTCGATGTACAGTCCTGCGGCAAGAGCACAGACGGACGCGAGCAGTGGTACGTGGTTGTGTCTGACAGCGAGAAGTCTGTCACAGACTTCAAGGCCATGAACGAGCTGGCGCAGGCCGATCCTGAGGCTGTTCTGGCTAAAATCACGGCCGGAGAAGACTACCGTATGCCCATCATGCTCAACAACGTCCACTCTGACGAGGCCGGCGGCGTGGATGCCCACACGAACCTGCTGCGCACCCTGGCCACTGAGGATACTGTGACCTGGAACACCATCGTCGGCCTGGTAGACGGCACTGTCGATGAGAGCCAGTATGATCCCAAGATCGTGGACTTTGAGCTCACGAGCGACGACGGGAATACCGAATACGGCTTTACCGGCTATGGCCTAAAGATCAGCGCCACGGATATCAACGGCAACGGCAATGATGGCCGCACCGACGCCAGCGAATATTATACCTTCAGCGAGGATAAGGTGCTGGATGTCAATGAGATTCTGAGCGACCTGATCATTATTGTCAGCCCCGATGAGAACCCCGACGGCCGTGCCTACAACACCCGTCCCAACGGCAACGGCTTCGACCTCAACCGCGACGCCTCCAACCAGACCCAGGCGGAGACCCGCAACATCGGCAAGCTCATCAGCGAGTGGAACCCCGTGGCCTTTATCGAGTTCCACGGCTTTACCGCTCAGTTCCTGGTGGAGCCCTGCACGCCTCCTCACGAGCCCAACCTGGAGTACGACCTCTTTGTGGATCAGTTCCTGCTGGGTGCCGAAGCTTACGGCAATGCGGCTCTGGCCACTATGTCCGTGCAGCATAAGGATGAGTTTGAAACCAAGTATCAGACCTATTACACCCCGCTCCGCGACAGCTACGATACTGAAAGCGGCTGGGATGCATGGGACGATTTGAGCACCAACTATACCCCCAGCTATGCCATGCTCAACTGCGGCTCCATGGGCTTTACCATCGAGACTCCCTCCGGCGGCGAGTCCAGCGTCCGCCTGCTGGAATCCGGCATGTACGGCCTGTGGCAGTTCCTGGCTGACTGTAAGGACACCTGCTACAAGGATCAGCTGGAATTCTTCCGCCGCGCCATCAACAACGAGGACCATCGCGATAAGATGGAGTCTTGGTATGTTGATATGTCCAATGAGACGCTGCCCTCCGACGCTTGGCGCGTCCCCTATCCGGGCAACAACAAGTACTTCCCCGAGTACTATGTGATCCCCGTGGACGCCGACTCTCAGCGCGACATCGCCGACGCCTATGAGATGGCCGAGTTCTTGATGCGCAACGGCGTCAAGGTCTCTGAGCTCACCGAGGACACCAAGGTGGGGGACGTCACCTACAAGGCCGGCAGCCTGGTCGTGGATATGTATCAGGCCAAGCGCAACTACGCCAACTGCGTACTGAACTTGGGCTATGACGCATCTTCTTCCGGATTCCCCAGACTGTATTCCGAGTCCGTCTCCAGCTTCCCCAGCATGCGCGGCTTCGATTGCATCGCCATTGATACCATCGACGCCTTCTCCGGCAAGCTGGAAGAACTCACTGAAGTGACCGGCAAGACCGAGTTTACCGGTTCCACCTCCCGCGCCGTGATCATCTCCAACAACGGCAACGAGGCCGTCCGGGCCGTCAACGCCATGCTGGATGACGGCATCTCTGTGGGCCTCGTCACCGAGGGCGACTATAAGGGCGACTTCGTCGTCTCCTACAAGGACTTTGTCAAGTATCGCGACGAGTTCATCCTCTCCGCCACCGGTGTGAGCGATATGCCCGTGGCCCACGAGATCAGCCAGCCCTCTCTGTTCCTGGTCGGCCGTAATACCGATTTCGGCGACGACAAGGTCAGCTCTGGTTACTACACAAAGTGGTTTGCGGATGGCTACGGCTTTGTCAACTATGACAACATCCACAATAATGGTACCTCCAACTATGATTTGATGGCCTACGGCGAACAGTTGGGCTTCAAGATCGTTGAGGATCCCGCCGATGCCGATGTCATCATTGGTTCTGTGGCGCTGAACAGCGGCGCTTATGGCAGCGAAGCTGTGGAGGCTGTTAAGGCCGGTACGCCTTACATCTCCACCGGCTCCAGCCCCCTGCGCTACATCCAGAATAACCTGATCACCGAACTGGCCTCCAAGGGCAATGGTCAGGAAGCCCTTCACAACGTCGTATATCCCTCTGACAGTCTGATCACCGCCAGTCAGGCGGCCGACGGCGACACCGTGATCTACTCCCTGAACTGTACGGTCTTGACCTCTTATCCCGCAGACGCTGAGATCCTGATTCAGGGCGCGGATACAGACAGCTTCATCGTGGGCTGCATGCCTGACGGCAGCATGGACGGTGGCGTAGAGGCCATCGCTTGGACCGGAAACGGCATGGACATCACCGTCTTTGCCAACTCCATCGTCAACCGTGCACATCAGCAGGATGACTATCTGTTTGCTACCAACACCATCTACTCCAAGATGCTCTCCGACACTCTCATGAGCATCCCGTCCACCGGCAGCGGCGGTGGCGGTGGCGGCTCTTCCTCTTCTTCCTCCTCTTCCGTGGATATCAGCGCGGGCAAGGGTGGTTCCGTCACCACTTCCCCCAAGTCCCCGGTTAAGGGCGACAAGGTCACCGTCACTGTGAAGCCGGACAGCGGCTTTGAGCTGGACACCATTACCATCACCGATAAGTCCGGCAAAGCCATCGCCTTCATCAACAACGGCGACGGCACTTACACCTACACGCAGCCCGACGGCACCGTGACCATCAAGACCACCTTCAAGGCCACGACCGCCTCCGGTGAATCCGGAGCCGACAAGTTCACCGACATTTCCGGACATTGGGCGCAGGATGCCATCCGCTATGTGGTGGACCGCGGTCTCATGAACGGCGTGAGCGACACCACATTCTCCCCCAACTCCACGCTCACCCGCAGCATGCTGGTCACCATCCTCCATCGCCTGGAGGGCACCCCCGCGGCCAGCGGAAACAGCTTCGCCGATGTGGCCAGTGACACCTGGTACACCGACGCTGTGAGTTGGGCCGCCGCCAATGGCATCGTCACCGGCTATTCCGACACGCAGTTCGCTCCCGACGATTCCATTACCCGTGAGCAACTGGCGGCCATTCTGTACCGCTATGCCGCCTACAAGGGCATGGATACCAGCGCCACCGCTGATCTGACCAACTTCCCCGACAACGGCAGCGTCAGCACCTGGGCCGGCGACTCTGTAAAATGGGCCGTTTCCTTCGGTCTCATCTCCGGCAAGGACGACGGCCGCCTGGATCCTCTGGGCACCGCCACCCGTGCCGAGGTCGCAACGATCCTCATGCGGTTCCTCTCCCGTTAG
- a CDS encoding M18 family aminopeptidase, which translates to MDTLARLMAYIEKSPSPFHAVRSAAALLEEAGFVRLEESREWRLEEGGAYYVTRNQSSLIAFRLPTAALTGWRMTAAHSDSPTFRVKSDSMSGDKGYIRLEVEGYGGMNCASWLDRPLTVAGRAVVETPAGVEGCLVHLDRDLLTIPSLAIHQQRDVNKGHDYNLQRDMQPLYGAEEAPSLTHLLAEALGVEDRDILATDLVLCPRQKPVCIGPEGEFFQAPRIDDLGCAYATLEGLLTASPSPRLGQVYCLFDNEEVGSGTRQGALSSFLPDVLARTAEILGMSAQAQRQALASSLLLSADNGHAVHPNFTEKADPENRPYLNGGVVIKLNASQKYTTTGLTWGLFRSICRRAGVPVQIFANRADEPGGSTLGNLLSHAVSIPMVDIGMAQLAMHSAVETAGSRDPAYLSQACATFFSAPLHPEFNGAYRW; encoded by the coding sequence ATGGATACATTGGCGCGCCTTATGGCCTATATTGAAAAAAGCCCCAGCCCTTTTCACGCGGTCCGTAGCGCCGCCGCGCTGTTGGAAGAGGCCGGATTTGTCCGACTGGAGGAGTCCCGCGAGTGGCGGCTGGAGGAGGGCGGCGCCTATTACGTCACCCGGAATCAGAGCAGTCTCATCGCCTTCCGTCTCCCGACCGCCGCCCTGACCGGCTGGCGCATGACTGCCGCCCACAGCGACTCCCCCACCTTCCGTGTCAAAAGTGACTCTATGTCCGGAGACAAAGGTTACATTCGTCTGGAGGTGGAGGGCTACGGCGGCATGAACTGCGCCTCTTGGCTGGACCGCCCGCTCACCGTGGCCGGGCGCGCCGTGGTGGAGACGCCCGCCGGCGTAGAGGGGTGCCTGGTCCATCTGGACCGTGACCTGCTGACCATTCCCAGCCTCGCCATCCATCAGCAGCGGGATGTGAACAAAGGCCACGACTACAACCTTCAGCGGGACATGCAACCTCTGTACGGTGCAGAGGAGGCCCCATCCCTTACCCACCTGCTGGCCGAGGCCCTCGGTGTGGAGGACCGTGATATCCTGGCCACCGATCTGGTCCTCTGTCCCCGTCAGAAGCCCGTTTGCATCGGACCCGAGGGAGAATTCTTTCAGGCGCCCCGCATCGATGATCTCGGCTGTGCATATGCCACCCTGGAAGGGCTTCTCACCGCCTCTCCCTCCCCCCGTCTTGGTCAGGTCTACTGCCTCTTCGACAATGAAGAGGTGGGCAGCGGTACCCGGCAGGGGGCTCTGAGCAGTTTCCTTCCCGACGTACTTGCCCGGACGGCCGAAATCCTGGGCATGAGCGCGCAGGCGCAGCGTCAGGCCCTGGCCAGCAGCCTGCTGCTCAGTGCCGACAACGGCCATGCCGTCCATCCCAACTTTACCGAAAAGGCCGATCCGGAGAACCGGCCTTACCTCAACGGCGGTGTGGTCATCAAGCTCAACGCCAGTCAGAAATATACCACCACTGGGCTGACTTGGGGGCTTTTCCGTTCCATCTGCCGGCGTGCCGGTGTACCGGTACAGATCTTTGCCAATCGTGCGGACGAGCCGGGCGGCAGTACGCTGGGAAATCTCCTCAGCCATGCTGTGAGCATCCCCATGGTGGACATCGGAATGGCCCAGCTCGCCATGCACTCCGCTGTGGAGACTGCCGGCAGCCGGGACCCGGCATATCTCTCCCAAGCCTGCGCGACCTTTTTCAGCGCCCCTCTTCACCCGGAGTTCAACGGCGCTTACCGCTGGTAG
- a CDS encoding carbohydrate ABC transporter permease — protein sequence MKRHYPVVAAFLIPAMALLVIFKIYPILLGIYDSLFSYSFVNKATLFAGLDNYITVLKDASFQNSLKVTLFFNVIVNPIQVVLSFGLALLLMVKLRGQRVFRTVHIIPITVSFTIACTLWGVFLSPEQGLMNSILNLFGISNQAFLNNSKQALAWVMVIATWKGLGYWALFFITGLEEIPSQLYEAASIDGAGYWKTLRYVTLPQMKRTFKFVIISDTISNFILFVPAYILTGGGPEGSTDFLMYRIYRTAYKYSNINQASAMIVILLLLLVVIIGIESYLLRERE from the coding sequence ATGAAAAGGCACTATCCGGTCGTTGCGGCTTTTCTTATTCCAGCTATGGCCCTGCTTGTCATATTTAAAATCTATCCCATCCTGCTGGGTATTTATGACAGCCTGTTTTCCTATTCCTTTGTCAACAAGGCCACCCTGTTTGCCGGCCTGGACAATTACATCACGGTTTTAAAGGACGCATCTTTTCAAAATTCCCTGAAGGTCACCCTGTTTTTTAATGTGATCGTCAATCCCATCCAAGTGGTTCTCTCTTTTGGGCTGGCATTGTTGCTCATGGTTAAGCTTAGAGGTCAGAGAGTCTTTCGTACGGTCCATATTATTCCCATCACGGTGTCCTTTACCATCGCCTGCACCCTTTGGGGCGTATTCCTGAGCCCGGAGCAGGGCCTTATGAATTCCATTCTGAACTTGTTCGGCATTTCAAATCAGGCCTTTCTGAACAACAGCAAGCAGGCCCTGGCCTGGGTCATGGTCATTGCCACCTGGAAAGGGTTGGGCTATTGGGCTCTGTTCTTTATCACTGGGCTGGAAGAGATCCCTTCACAGCTATACGAGGCCGCCTCTATCGACGGCGCCGGCTACTGGAAAACGCTGCGCTACGTCACTCTGCCGCAAATGAAGCGGACTTTTAAATTTGTCATTATTTCCGACACCATCTCCAATTTTATTCTGTTTGTTCCAGCCTATATACTGACGGGCGGCGGTCCGGAAGGTTCCACTGATTTTTTAATGTACCGCATCTACCGCACCGCATACAAATACTCCAATATCAATCAGGCGTCCGCTATGATTGTGATTCTGCTTCTCCTGCTGGTGGTCATCATCGGCATTGAGAGTTATCTCCTGCGGGAAAGGGAGTGA
- a CDS encoding sugar ABC transporter substrate-binding protein, translated as MMKLKKLLSLALALGLASSLAACSSQGTSGASPTPAGSDPVPASDTTLNVLIVSDLEPLEPVFQEFAQANGISIQVESVPYSEIFNTIEVRLGTGESFVDVLVADAPLITNYAAKNYLGSMSEYISADSTSRITSASLAGGTVDGEIMALPLYSSCVNLYYNKDLFDAKGLPYPSIDPSERLTWEEIVTLAQQLTYTDENGSQIYGLTFEQIDTPYQLLPLSQSLGTVQYINDDQTSTEGYTNAEAVVKAGQFYYDTFNTWNISPKIDGSESTGYFTAGQVAMFVGGSWQISSMDSAGMNWGVAPHPYFEGGEAVTPTGSWYMGVSNYSENKELASKFVEWLTTDDETCQKTYSIMQNLPCNISVLDSIEQDSANEGTVAALNVYEAMNTAVARPQMVGYEEWQSVMQETYSDIKNGSDPQAALDAAVEEIDSLIAKYQQ; from the coding sequence ATGATGAAACTGAAAAAACTCTTGTCTCTGGCACTGGCGCTTGGCCTGGCCTCGTCTCTGGCCGCCTGCTCCTCTCAGGGCACCTCCGGCGCTTCCCCCACGCCCGCCGGCAGTGACCCGGTTCCGGCTTCCGACACCACTCTGAATGTACTTATCGTCTCCGATCTGGAACCCTTGGAGCCGGTGTTCCAGGAGTTTGCACAGGCAAATGGCATCTCCATCCAGGTAGAGTCCGTGCCTTATTCTGAAATCTTCAACACCATTGAGGTCCGCTTGGGCACAGGAGAATCCTTTGTCGACGTACTGGTGGCGGATGCCCCCCTGATTACCAACTATGCCGCCAAGAATTATCTTGGAAGTATGAGCGAATATATCTCCGCAGACTCCACCTCGCGCATCACTTCCGCCTCCCTTGCAGGCGGCACGGTGGACGGTGAGATAATGGCCCTGCCTCTGTATAGTTCTTGCGTGAATCTGTACTATAACAAAGACCTGTTTGATGCCAAGGGACTGCCTTATCCCAGCATCGACCCCTCGGAGCGGCTGACCTGGGAGGAAATCGTAACGTTGGCCCAGCAGCTCACCTATACGGATGAAAATGGCAGCCAAATCTACGGCCTCACCTTTGAGCAAATAGATACGCCGTATCAGCTGCTCCCCCTCTCTCAGAGTCTGGGCACCGTGCAGTATATCAACGACGATCAGACCTCCACCGAAGGCTACACCAATGCCGAGGCGGTGGTAAAGGCCGGCCAATTTTATTACGACACTTTCAACACCTGGAACATCAGCCCCAAAATCGACGGCTCCGAATCCACCGGCTATTTCACCGCCGGCCAAGTGGCCATGTTCGTTGGGGGCTCCTGGCAGATTTCTTCCATGGACAGCGCCGGAATGAACTGGGGCGTGGCTCCGCACCCCTATTTTGAAGGCGGCGAAGCCGTGACTCCCACAGGCAGCTGGTACATGGGCGTCTCCAACTACTCTGAGAACAAGGAGCTTGCCTCCAAATTCGTGGAATGGCTCACCACCGACGATGAGACTTGTCAGAAGACCTACTCCATCATGCAGAATCTGCCCTGTAACATCAGCGTGCTGGACTCTATCGAGCAGGATTCCGCCAATGAAGGCACCGTGGCTGCGCTCAACGTCTACGAGGCTATGAATACCGCTGTGGCCCGGCCCCAAATGGTGGGGTATGAAGAGTGGCAGTCGGTGATGCAGGAGACTTATAGCGATATCAAGAACGGCTCCGATCCCCAGGCTGCTCTGGACGCAGCCGTAGAGGAAATCGACAGCTTGATCGCCAAGTATCAGCAGTAA